GTCGGGCGACTCGCGTGGGGTCGTGTAGCTCCCACAGCAGCCGACCTCCGTCGATTCGACGAGGGACGACCCACAGACCGGACAGTCGTCAAGGAACATCCGGAACGTTTCAGCGGCGGCGGTTCGAATCCGGTCGTCGTCGACGACATCCGACAGCACTCGGTACGCGGCGAGTTCCGCGACAACGACCGGTTTCCCGACGAGGGTACTCTGTCCCTCGCCGACGGCGACCCATTCCCGCCCGTTGATGTGGAGACCTTCGGCGTGCTGGATGTGGGGAAACGTCTCTCGGACATCGTCTGCGAGGGCGTCCAGCGAAAGCGTCGACAGGTCCGCCATCCGCTCGTGCCAGGCGGTCTCGATATCGTCGGCGAGAAACAGCATCTCCCCGTCCGCGTCTAGGACGCCGGCTTCGGCCAGAGCCGCCATCACCGTTTCACCGTCCAGGTCGACAGCGGCCGCGAGCGACGTGTCTTCGGTTGGCTCTCGGTCATCTGTCGTGTCGTCGGGAGACTGTTCGGCGACGTCCTCCGGTTCGTGGACAGGTGCGGTAGGTACGCTGTAGTCGTCGTGGAACCACTCGTCAGGCAGTGGTGAGGCCGCGACCAGACGGGGAGCGAACACAGGGGTGTACGGGACGAGATAGCCCCGCAGGGCGATCACACCGAGCCCCAGCGTCGCCACGACAGCAGCCACCAATCGCCGTCGACGAACCGCCAGAAATAGTATTAGTAACCCAAGAATAGCGACGTTGACGATCGTACACGGCCAGCATCTGTTCTTCCCGGTATGTGTCTCGTCGCGTATCGAATCGAGAACTGTCATCGTGTCCTGCACTTACAACACGTCCCTTATCAATCTCCCCACACAAGCGGCTAGTAGCACACTCACCAAACTTTTTAACAACATGTGTTGTTACATACTCTCATGCCGGAATCGGAGATGAGGTATACGGCTCTCGGTTCGACGGGCCTAGAGGTGTCTACACTCTGTCTGGGGACGATGAACTTCGGAAGCAGCGAACCCTGGATGATGAACGACGCCGAGGCGAGCCGGGAGCTTCTCCGGCGGGCACTGGATCTCGGGATCAATTTCGTCGATACCGCAAACGCCTACTCGGCCGGCGAGAGCGAGGAGATCGTCGGCTCGGTCCTCGATTCGTATCGCCGGGACGAACTGGTCGTCGCCACCAAGGTCTTTTTCGACATGCACGACGGCCCGAACGGCGGCGGCCTCTCGAAGAAACACATCATCGACCAGTGCCACGCCAGTCTCGATCGGCTCGGCGTGGAGTACATCGACCTCTACCAGATCCACCGCTGGGACGAGGAGACGCCGATCGAGGAGACGCTGGAGGCGCTCACGTACCTCGTCGACGAGGGGTACGTCCGGTACATCGGCGCCAGTACGATGGCCAACTGGCAGTTCCAGAAGGCGCTGTACACCGCGGATATCGAGGGCTACGAGCGGTTCGTCTGTATGCAACCGGAGTACAACGCCGTCGACCGACACGAGGAGGCGAACCTCCTGCCGGTCTGTGAGAGCGAGGATATCGGTGTGATCCCCTGGTCGCCGCTCGGTGGGGGGTTCCTGGCAGGCAAGTACGACCGTGGCGACGAGCCGACCGCAGGACGTGCCACTGACGACGAGTACACCGCGGACCGGTTCACCGAGGAAAACTGGGCAGTGCTCGACGCGGTTCGGGATATCGCAGCCGAGAACGACGCCACACCGGCACAGGTGAGTCTCGCCTGGCTCCTCGAACAGGACGTGGTCGACGCGCCGATCATCGGCCCTCGGACGATCGATCACCTGGAGGAAGACATCGATGCGGTCACGCTGTCGCTGAGCGACGAGGAGTGTGCCCGCATCGCGGAACCGAAATACCCGCAGTGGCCGGTCCCAGGGAAAGACTGAGCGCGATTCGCGTTCGCAACAGGATATCTACGCAGATGACACACAGATGAACGACGACGAACTCACCGACGTACTGGAAGACGCTGGACTCTCTCCCTACCAGGCCGAGGCGTACGTCGCCTTGCTCGAATTGGGAACGGCGTCCGCGACAGACGTCGCGGAATCGTGTGACGTTCCGGACCCGCGGATCTACGACGTGCTCCGGGACCTCGAATCGAAAGGCTATATCGAGACGTTCCAGCAGGACAGTCTGACGGCACGTGCCAGAGACCCGAAGGAAGTGCTCGAAGACCTGCGCTCGCGCTCGAACAAGTACCTCGACGCCGCCGAAACCATCGAGGAACGGTGGGACCAACCCGAGATCAGCGATCACGAAGTCAGTATCGTCAAACGGTTCGAGACGGTTCTCAACCGTGCCCGTGAACTGATCGAGGGGGCGGAGAACCAGATCCAGATCGGGGTCAATACCCAGCAGTTCTACGAACTCGAACCGGCCCTCAGGGAGGCCAGCGAACGCGGCGTCGACATCAAGCTCAGTATCTGTACCAAACCGGACGCGGAGATCCCGACACACGAGGAACTAGAGGGCGTCTGTACCGAAGCACGCCATCGCTCGATCCCCGCACCGTTTCTGGTCCTGGTCGACCGGGCGTGGACGTGTTTCGCTCCCCACCGACACTCGATCAGCAACTACGGTGTCCTCGTCAACGATCGAACCCATACGTACGTCTTCCACTGGTTCTTCCTGACGTGTCTCTGGGAGATCTGGGATACGATCTACACACGTCGGAGCCCGGAGACGCCGACGACGTACGTCGATCTCCGGCACGCGGTTCGGGATATCGAACCGTTACTGGACGAAGGTGCTCGGATCGAAGTCGTCGTCGCGGGGTACAAGACCCAGACCAACGAATCGGTCGAGATCACCGGGATCATCACGGACGTAGACTACACCGGGAAGAACATGGGCCGAGTCGAACCGGTCCCGCTGGCACAGCTGGCGGGCCGTGTCGCGGCGACGGTCGTCACCGACGATCGGACGTACGAGATCGGTGGATGGGGGGCCGTGATCGAGGAGATCGAGGCGACCAACATCACGGTCACGGATATACAGTACGAGTAGGACGGCCGAAAAAACGGTCCCACAGTTTACGCGTTTGAGCGGGACTCTATCCCAAACGACCGTTGTGCATTACCGAGTTTTTATATACTGACAGTTGAGATCGGGGTGTATCTATCAGATATATTCATGTTTGATGGTCCGTTCACAGTCGATTAACAACACCTGTGGTTAATTATGGATAACCTTTAAGTGCTAACCCAGTAAGAACCAGGATAGACATGTCGGACAACGGCACAACAGGTGACAGTGGAACGAACGGTATCTCGCGACGACGGTTTGTCCAAGCGGCTGGGGCGACCGGTGTGGTCGCAGGACTGGCTGGCTGTGCGAGTGACGGGGGCTCCGGCGGAGACGGCGGAGACGGCGGTTCGGGCGGAGACGGCGGCGACGGCGGCAGCAGCGGCGGCAGCGGTGGCAGCGAAACGACGACGGTCGAGTGGGGGTTCGACCCCGTCGCAGTCCAGAACAACGGCGACGCCATCAAGCAGGCACTGCGGGACAACGGCCTCCCGGACAACGTCGAGATCGAGTTCGTCCCGCGTGACCAGGACACTGGTGCGGCACGGTCGAACTACAATCGCCTCCTGAGCGCCGGCGAGACGTCGCCGGACATGTTCCTGATGGACAACGGCTGGACGAACATCTTCATCCAGCGGGGACAGCTCCAGAACCTCACCGAGACCCTGCCCGAGGAACTCCTGACGGACGTTCAGGACAACTACTTCTCGGCGTTCACCGATACGGCCCGGAACCCGAGCAACGGGAACCTCTTCGGTGTCCCGGTGTTCCCCGACTTCCCGACGATGCAGTACCGTAAGGACCTCGTCGAGGACGCCGGCTACAGTCCCGAATCGAACAACTGGGCGACCGAGCCGATGACCTGGGAGGAGTGGTCCAACATCGCGGCCGACACCTACGACAACGCCGACGTGGACTTCGGCTTCACGACACAGTGGGACATCTACGAGGGAACCTCCTGCTGTACGTTCAACGAGGTCATGTCCTCGTGGGGCGGCGCCTACTTCGGCGGCCGGGACAACCTCTTCGGGCCGATCGGCGACCGGCCGATCACGGTCAACGAGCCCGAGGTCGTCAACTCGCTCAACATGATGCGGAAGTTCGTCCACGACGAGGACTTCGGCGGCGACTTCGAGGGGTACGGCGGCGGGTTCACCCCGACGGAGATCCTCGGGTGGAACGAGGAGCCGTCCCGTGCGCCGTTCGCGAGCGGCAACGCCGTCTTCCACCGCAACTGGCCGTACTCGCTCGCGCTCTGTGGTCGGAACCCGGAGGAGACCGAGGACCCAGCACTCGGCGAGGACCTCGGTGCGATGCCGATCCCGTACGCCGTGTCCGAATCAGAGGCCGCACAGCCCGGAACCGGTGGCACGACCTCCGCGCTGGGTGGCTGGCACATGACGGTCAACCCCAACAGCAGCAAGGACTCGGCGGTCACGGAGGTCATCCGTGCCGCGATGCAGCCGGACTTCCAGCTCAGGCTGCTGTCCATCCAGGGCTGGCTGCCCCCGCGGCCGGAGCTGTTCAACTCCGACGAAGCACGGAACGTGCCTGTCGTCGGTCGGTACATGGACACGCTGCAGGTCGCCGGGAACAACACGATGCCACGTCCCGTGACCGCCGTCTGGAGCAACCAGTCGAGCAACATCGCCCAGCAGGCCAACCGCGCGGTCAGTCAGGAGGCCGACTCACAGTCGGCGATGGACACGCTGCGTGAGAGCCTCGTGGAGACCGAGTCGTAACCACTGGGGCCTCGCCTAGCTTTAAACCAATACTGCGTTATTATTGATTATGGAACCTATAGGAGGGATACACGGAGATGAGCACTGATACTGCCGACACGGGGCGTGAGTCCCGGCGTTCCGGCGCGTTAGTGCAAGTGATGCGTTGGATGGAAAACTTGAGCGACACGCAGTACGCCTACCTCTTACTGGTCCCAGTGTTCGTCCTGTTGGGTATCGTCGCGTTGTACCCACTGCTCAGGACCTTCGAGCTGTCGCTGTTCCGTCTCTCGACGGACTTCTCCTCGACGACCTTCGTCGGGTTCGGGAACTACGTCGACCTGTTCACCGGTGGGCTGGATCGGTACCTTCCCGGTGGGACCTCGTTCCTCCCGAGCGAGCTAACACTGACGGGGATGCTCAACAGCGCCCTGGTCGTCACGATCATCTTCGCCGTGGTGAGCGTCCTCTTCGAGACCCTGATCGGGCTGGGACAGGCACTCATCCTGGATCAGGACTTCTACGGCCGGCGGTGGATCCGTGCGGCCATCATCATCCCGTGGGCCGTCCCGGTCGTCATCCAGGGGATGATCTTCTTCCTGATGTTCAACTCCAACATCGGGTTCGCGACGCCGTTCCTCGCGGATCTGGGGTTGTTGGCGCCGACGAACACGCTCAACGACACCGCCAGTGCGGTCTTTATCATCATCGTCGCTGACATCTGGAAGACCTCGGCGTTCATGGCGCTATTGATACTCGCCGGGCTCCAGAGCATCGACCGCGGCCTCTACAACGTCGCGAAGGTCGCGGGCGCGACCAAGTGGCAGCAGTTCAAGTACATCACCTTCCCGCTGATCCTGCCCACCATCGGGATCGCCGTGCTGTTCCGTTCCGTGCAGGCGATGCGGGTCTACGGTATCATCGATACCGTGTCGAGTTGTACCGTCGTTCCGTCGCTGTCCTGTATGGTCGTGGCAACGTTCACGACGCGTGAGGGCGTGTCCGCGTCCGTCGCGTTCGTCACTGCGGCGATCATCGGAATCGTGGTGATGGGTATCATCCTCTGGCAAGGGGAGGACGCGATCTAACATGGCAACGACAACTGGCAACACCGACGCGAGTGACGAAGGCGGGATCAGTGGCTGGGCCAAACGTGTGATAGCCAACCCCGAAGGCCTCTACAGGTCGCTGTTCTACGCCGCGATGGTGTTTTTCCTCGTGACGACGCTGTTCCCCTTCTACTGGCTGGCCGTGCTGGCAGTCACGCCGGAAGGGAACCTCCTGGCCGGGAGTTTCCTGCCCCAGCTCGGTGGGTTCACCATCCCCCTGCCGACGCCGAAGGGGTTCAATCCGGAAGCGTTCATCACGGTCTTCGAGCAGGTACCGTTCCACCTGTACATGCTGAACAGCTTCGCGCTGGCGGTCACCACGACCATCATCGTCTTGATCGTCGCGAGTCTCGCGGGATACGTCTTCGGTCGACTCCGGTTCCCCGGCCGTGCGCTCCTGATGCTGGGTATCCTGGCGATCAGCTACTTCCCGCCGGCGGCGTTCGTCATCCCGCTGTTCA
Above is a window of Haloarcula halophila DNA encoding:
- a CDS encoding carbohydrate ABC transporter permease: MSTDTADTGRESRRSGALVQVMRWMENLSDTQYAYLLLVPVFVLLGIVALYPLLRTFELSLFRLSTDFSSTTFVGFGNYVDLFTGGLDRYLPGGTSFLPSELTLTGMLNSALVVTIIFAVVSVLFETLIGLGQALILDQDFYGRRWIRAAIIIPWAVPVVIQGMIFFLMFNSNIGFATPFLADLGLLAPTNTLNDTASAVFIIIVADIWKTSAFMALLILAGLQSIDRGLYNVAKVAGATKWQQFKYITFPLILPTIGIAVLFRSVQAMRVYGIIDTVSSCTVVPSLSCMVVATFTTREGVSASVAFVTAAIIGIVVMGIILWQGEDAI
- a CDS encoding TrmB family transcriptional regulator; the encoded protein is MNDDELTDVLEDAGLSPYQAEAYVALLELGTASATDVAESCDVPDPRIYDVLRDLESKGYIETFQQDSLTARARDPKEVLEDLRSRSNKYLDAAETIEERWDQPEISDHEVSIVKRFETVLNRARELIEGAENQIQIGVNTQQFYELEPALREASERGVDIKLSICTKPDAEIPTHEELEGVCTEARHRSIPAPFLVLVDRAWTCFAPHRHSISNYGVLVNDRTHTYVFHWFFLTCLWEIWDTIYTRRSPETPTTYVDLRHAVRDIEPLLDEGARIEVVVAGYKTQTNESVEITGIITDVDYTGKNMGRVEPVPLAQLAGRVAATVVTDDRTYEIGGWGAVIEEIEATNITVTDIQYE
- a CDS encoding aldo/keto reductase; protein product: MRYTALGSTGLEVSTLCLGTMNFGSSEPWMMNDAEASRELLRRALDLGINFVDTANAYSAGESEEIVGSVLDSYRRDELVVATKVFFDMHDGPNGGGLSKKHIIDQCHASLDRLGVEYIDLYQIHRWDEETPIEETLEALTYLVDEGYVRYIGASTMANWQFQKALYTADIEGYERFVCMQPEYNAVDRHEEANLLPVCESEDIGVIPWSPLGGGFLAGKYDRGDEPTAGRATDDEYTADRFTEENWAVLDAVRDIAAENDATPAQVSLAWLLEQDVVDAPIIGPRTIDHLEEDIDAVTLSLSDEECARIAEPKYPQWPVPGKD
- a CDS encoding substrate-binding domain-containing protein codes for the protein MSDNGTTGDSGTNGISRRRFVQAAGATGVVAGLAGCASDGGSGGDGGDGGSGGDGGDGGSSGGSGGSETTTVEWGFDPVAVQNNGDAIKQALRDNGLPDNVEIEFVPRDQDTGAARSNYNRLLSAGETSPDMFLMDNGWTNIFIQRGQLQNLTETLPEELLTDVQDNYFSAFTDTARNPSNGNLFGVPVFPDFPTMQYRKDLVEDAGYSPESNNWATEPMTWEEWSNIAADTYDNADVDFGFTTQWDIYEGTSCCTFNEVMSSWGGAYFGGRDNLFGPIGDRPITVNEPEVVNSLNMMRKFVHDEDFGGDFEGYGGGFTPTEILGWNEEPSRAPFASGNAVFHRNWPYSLALCGRNPEETEDPALGEDLGAMPIPYAVSESEAAQPGTGGTTSALGGWHMTVNPNSSKDSAVTEVIRAAMQPDFQLRLLSIQGWLPPRPELFNSDEARNVPVVGRYMDTLQVAGNNTMPRPVTAVWSNQSSNIAQQANRAVSQEADSQSAMDTLRESLVETES